The Salvelinus sp. IW2-2015 linkage group LG8, ASM291031v2, whole genome shotgun sequence genome window below encodes:
- the canx gene encoding calnexin isoform X4, protein MGKTMELKVRYVLLLAVGLWSTLLLTTVTAHQEEEDEPIMEMGGDMDVEDEMEELDHGEELLDGEVEADKPPGPPSVPKVTYKAPEPTGEHFFAESFDMGTLDSWVLSKAKKEDIDEDIAKYDGKWEVEDMKDGKLPGDKGLVLKSRAKHHAISAQLLRPFIFDTKPLIVQYEVNFQQGIDCGGAYVKLLSQTPDLNLDEFVDKTPYTIMFGPDKCGEDYKLHFIFRHKNPKTGEYEEKHAKKPDADLRTYYTDKKTHLYTLVLNPDNSFEVLVDQAVVNSGNLLTDMTPAINPAAEIEDPDDHKPEDWDERPKIQDPDAVKPEDWDEDAPKQIPDEDAVKPDGWLDDESEYTSDPDAVKPEDWDEDMDGEWEAPQVPNALCETAPGCGAWQRPMIDNPSYKGKWKAPMIDNPNYQGVWKPRKIANPAFFEDLHPFRMTPFNAVGLELWSMSSDIFFDNFFITNERHTADRWANDGWGLKKAAEGAAEPGLVNQMMTAADERPWLWVVYVLTVAVPLVLIIVFCCTGKKTAANAADYKKTDEPQPDVKEEEVVEKAEADQVKEEKSQPAAAEKNSDAEDSPAEEVNEEEEDEEEEGLEEEEEEEVTEEVRGQ, encoded by the exons ATGGGAAAG aCTATGGAGCTGAAGGTGAGGTATGTTCTGCTGCTGGCCGTGGGCCTGTGGTCAACACTGCTACTGACCACGGTGACCGCCcaccaggaggaggaggacgagcctATAATGGAGATGGGGGGCGACATGGATGTGGAAGACGAGATGGAGGAGCTTGACCATGGGGAGGAGCTTCTGGACGGGGAGGTGGAGGCAGACAAGCCCCCAGGACCACCTTCAGTCCCTAAA gTGACCTACAAAGCGCCCGAGCCCACGGGGGAACACTTCTTCGCCGAGTCCTTTGACATGGGCACCCTTGACAG CTGGGTCCTGTCAAAGGCCAAGAAGGAGGACATTGATGAGGATATCGCCAAGTATGACG GTAAATGGGAGGTGGAGGACATGAAGGACGGCAAGCTGCCCGGCGACAAGGGCCTGGTCCTTAAGTCCCGTGCCAAACATCACGCCATCTCAGCCCAGCTCCTCAGGCCCTTCATCTTCGACACCAAGCCCCTCATCGTCCAGTATGAGGTCAACTTCCAGCAAGGGATCGACTGCGGCGGCGCCTACGTCAAACTGCTCTCCCAGACACCTGACCTTAACCTG GATGAGTTTGTTGACAAGACTCCCTACACCATCATGTTCGGACCAGACAAGTGCGGCGAGGACTACAAACTGCACTTCATCTTCCGCCACAAGAACCCCAAGACTGGCGAGTACGAGGAGAAGCACGCCAAGAAGCCCGACGCAGACCTGCGCACCTACTACACCGACAAGAAGACCCACCTTTACACGCTGG TGTTGAACCCAGACAACAGCTTTGAGGTGCTGGTGGACCAGGCGGTGGTGAACAGTGGTAACCTGCTGACAGACATGACCCCCGCAATCAACCCGGCTGCCGAGATCGAGGACCCCGACGACCACAAGCCAGAGGACTGGGATGAGAGACCCAAGATCCAGGACCCTGACGCAGTCAAACCCGAGGACTG GGATGAGGATGCACCGAAACAGATCCCAGATGAGGACGCAGTGAAGCCAGACGGCTGGCTGGATGATGAGTCCGAGTATACCAGCGACCCCGACGCGGTCAAGCCCGAGGACTG GGATGAGGATATGGATGGTGAGTGGGAGGCCCCTCAGGTCCCTAACGCCCTCTGTGAAACCGCCCCCGGGTGTGGCGCCTGGCAACGACCCATGATTGACAACCCCAGCTACAAGGGCAAGTGGAAGGCCCCCATGATCGACAATCCCAACTACCAG GGTGTGTGGAAGCCCAGGAAGATCGCCAACCCAGCCTTCTTCGAGGACCTCCATCCCTTCAGAATGACCCCCTTCAACGCCGTGGGCCTGGAGCTGTGGTCCATGTCCAGCGACATCTTCTTTGATAACTTCTTCATCACCAACGAGAGGCACACGGCCGATCGCTGGGCCAACGATGGTTGGGGCCTGAAGAAGGCTGCTGAGGGAGCCGCCGAG ccCGGTCTGGTGAACCAGATGATGACCGCAGCAGACGAGCGTCCCTGGTTGTGGGTGGTCTACGTGCTGACTGTGGCTGTGCCCCTAGTCCTGATCATCGTCTTCTGCTGCACTGGAAAG AAGACTGCTGCAAATGCTGCCGATTACAAGAAGACAGACGAGCCCCAGCCAGACGTGAAGGAGGAGGAAGTGGTGGAGAAGGCTGAGGCAGACCAAGTCAAGGAGGAGAAGAGCCAGCCAG CAGCAGCAGAGAAGAATAGTGATGCAGAAGACAGTCCTGCAGAGGAAGtaaatgaggaggaagaggatgaggaggaggaggggctggaggaggaagaggaagaagaggtcaCTGAAGAGGTACGGGGACAGTAA